The Pirellulales bacterium genomic interval GCTCGGCGGGACAGTGTGCAAAAAATAGTGGACGCTGCTCCAGTGTTGGTATGCGACGTGGAGCACGAAGCCCAAATTGCCCGGCTGCGAAATCAGTTGGCCGAAATTCGGCCGCAACTGCATGGATTGTGCCACTCCATTGCTTTCGCAGATTACGGCAGTGCGGAAGCGGCAAATTCCATCACCCCGTCCTCTCCCGTCAGGGGAGAGGGAGTTGCCGGAAGGCCATTTCACGAAACGTCGAAAGATGCGTTTTTACGGGCGGTCGATATTTCTTGCTTCTCGCTGATTGCGGTGTCCAATGCATTGCGGGAGCTATTCGACCCGGATGCGTCGGTGGTGAGCGTGTCGATTTCGACCACGCGCATGGCCGCGGAAAATTACGGCTTCATGGCGCCCGTGAAGGCGGCGCTCGATTCGTCCTTGGCGTTCTTGGCTAAATCGTTCAGCGGCTTTTCCCGAGTGCGCTTCAATGCCGTTGCGCCGGGATTGTTGAAAACCTCGGCCTCAGCCGGTATTCCTGGCTACGTCGATGCGTATCTCTATGCCGAGCAGGCCACACTGCGCAAACAGGCGGTGCAGACTGAGGAAGTGGCCAATGCAGCAGCGTTTTTGCTAAGCCCGCGCTCCAGCGGCATCAACGCGCAGCAAATGGTGATCGATGCCGGCATGAGCGTGAATTATTTTGACCGCGAACTGATCCGCCGTGCCCTGCGGGACTGATTTGAACCGCAGAGACACGGAGATACAGAGAAAGAACGAAAAAATTTATAAGGATGTCAGGAAACAAGGAATGATCATTAGAATAAACGATTGAGAATCAACTTCGCCTTGGATATTTCCTGGATTCCTGGATTCCTTATTAAAAATCTGCCCGCATCAATCTTCTCAGTGTCTTTGCGTTTCCGCGATTCACTCGATTTTTACGGCAGAATGTCGCCGATGCGCAACGTGCCCAAATCGTCCAGGGCAATCACCAGCGATATTCTGTCCTCCGTGCGGTACACACGCTTCTCTTGATAGCCGGGCATCGGAACCGGGCCGCTGGGATTCGTGTAAACTTCCAATTGGCTATCGATCAGATTCAACAGCCAGTAGCAAACAATGCCGGCCCGGGCGTAAATGCGGCCTTTCAGTTTGCGGTCGGAAAGGAGCGAACCGTCGGCCGCTTCCACCACCAGCGGAACATTTTCGGCGGTGGGGGGGTGATTGGCGAATTCGTTCAGTACATCGGCAGCAACGGCTAAATCCGGCTCCGGCTGGCTGTCTCCGCAGGCAATTGGTTGTTGCGCCAACAAGTGCCAGCCGTTGGGGATCATAATGCCGATCAGGTCGCGCAGCTTTTCGACCGCCGTTTCGTGTCGCAGCGTTTGTCGAGTTTTGGGAACCACGACGCCTTCGAGCAGCTCGAACGCCTGGCTGGTGCTGAATGCGCCTGCAGCGGCACGGCGACGGTATTCGTCCAGCGTCATTCGCTCCGCAGCGCCGAGAGGGGCTCCGAAGGGCTCGTCGGTAGAAGGATGATCGCTCATGGTGCGTACATTCTCGCACCGAAAGTTGTCGCGGTCAACGAACGGCCGCCTCACATATCGCTCAACGAACGACTCATTCAAACTTGCCGCCGGCGACTAAGCTCTGTTGCAATTCCATCGCCAGCATCAGCACATTGATGCCCGAGCCAATGCCGAGCATGGCAATGCGATCGCCGCTTTGATAATGGCCTTGCTCCATGCCGGCGGCCAGCGTGACCGGCAGCGCCGCCGCGCCCGTGTTGCCCAACCACGGAAACGTAACAAAGTCGATCGCCGGATTCAGCCCAAATTTTTCCAACATCATTTTGCGGTGAGCCGAGCCGACCTGGTGGCAAGCTGTTTTGGAAACGTCGGCCAGCGACCAGCCCAGTTCAGCGAGTAGTTGAACGAACGTTTCGCGGCCGACGGCAATGCCTTCGTGCATGAGTGTTTCCGCATCGGTTTGCATCAGTGGGGCCATGCCTCCGCCCACGGTTTCATCGCGCCCGCTGTGGCACAGTTGATGCGCTGCCGTGTGCGTTCGGCCAACGGCTGCCAGCAAACGATTTTGCGTGCGGCTTAAATCGCTGTGCACCAGCAGCACGGCGGCGCTGGCCGAGCCAATGGTCAGCGAGGCCAAGGCTGGCTTCACGGTATCGCGGGTGAGCGATTGATTGTCGTTCAACATGGCAATGGTAGTTTCCATCAAAGGGCGGCTGACTTCGCTGGCCACTACAAGGCCCGCTCGAATTTGGCCTAGCTCAATCATGTTAGCCACTTGCACCATGCCGTTCAGCAAGCCCAGGCAGGCATTGGAAACATCGTAAATCAAACAGTCCGCGGGTAATGCCAAGTGATGATGCACGCTGCACGCCGTGGCAGGCTCTAGAAAATCGCGACAGACC includes:
- a CDS encoding SDR family oxidoreductase encodes the protein MTDFLQLAGKTVLVMGVANRKSVAWHVGRVLSEVGADVVYSVRTEARRDSVQKIVDAAPVLVCDVEHEAQIARLRNQLAEIRPQLHGLCHSIAFADYGSAEAANSITPSSPVRGEGVAGRPFHETSKDAFLRAVDISCFSLIAVSNALRELFDPDASVVSVSISTTRMAAENYGFMAPVKAALDSSLAFLAKSFSGFSRVRFNAVAPGLLKTSASAGIPGYVDAYLYAEQATLRKQAVQTEEVANAAAFLLSPRSSGINAQQMVIDAGMSVNYFDRELIRRALRD
- a CDS encoding Uma2 family endonuclease — its product is MSDHPSTDEPFGAPLGAAERMTLDEYRRRAAAGAFSTSQAFELLEGVVVPKTRQTLRHETAVEKLRDLIGIMIPNGWHLLAQQPIACGDSQPEPDLAVAADVLNEFANHPPTAENVPLVVEAADGSLLSDRKLKGRIYARAGIVCYWLLNLIDSQLEVYTNPSGPVPMPGYQEKRVYRTEDRISLVIALDDLGTLRIGDILP
- a CDS encoding 3-oxoacyl-ACP synthase III, which translates into the protein MKYRNVCVEALGYTLPDEVISSEEIERRLEPLYTRLKLPAGRLELMTGIRERRVWPPNTLPSQISVQSGQRALDVGGIDQRHIGALIHGSVCRDFLEPATACSVHHHLALPADCLIYDVSNACLGLLNGMVQVANMIELGQIRAGLVVASEVSRPLMETTIAMLNDNQSLTRDTVKPALASLTIGSASAAVLLVHSDLSRTQNRLLAAVGRTHTAAHQLCHSGRDETVGGGMAPLMQTDAETLMHEGIAVGRETFVQLLAELGWSLADVSKTACHQVGSAHRKMMLEKFGLNPAIDFVTFPWLGNTGAAALPVTLAAGMEQGHYQSGDRIAMLGIGSGINVLMLAMELQQSLVAGGKFE